In Caldisphaera lagunensis DSM 15908, a single genomic region encodes these proteins:
- a CDS encoding exosome complex RNA-binding protein Csl4, translating to MYYSLKNNVVVPGEVIAQQEEFVEGEGVYIDTETGYLRSMFLGKIAIDFNNRTISVNSYKKLKLPKKNSIVLGSVSSVRENIIFVDIYGVIVLYPRPKWEFEFSSPLSGAIISNQVGVDKFNDLMDIVKPGDIILAKVINSSNPYNLSLKGPQYGVIYSMCSKCGEIMIPQNNDQLKCPKCGNVEKRKISNLATSKLLKIDMKKTILMSP from the coding sequence ATGTATTACTCTTTGAAAAATAATGTTGTTGTTCCAGGAGAAGTTATTGCACAACAAGAAGAATTTGTTGAAGGTGAAGGAGTTTATATAGATACTGAAACAGGATACCTAAGGTCAATGTTTTTGGGTAAAATTGCTATAGACTTTAATAATAGGACAATATCAGTAAATTCATATAAAAAACTAAAATTACCAAAGAAAAATAGCATTGTTTTAGGATCAGTTTCATCTGTTAGAGAAAATATAATATTTGTTGATATTTATGGTGTAATAGTTTTATATCCAAGACCTAAATGGGAGTTTGAATTTTCAAGTCCATTATCTGGAGCAATTATTTCAAACCAAGTTGGTGTAGATAAATTTAATGATTTGATGGATATTGTTAAACCTGGAGATATAATATTGGCTAAAGTAATAAATTCAAGTAATCCATATAACCTTTCATTAAAGGGACCTCAATATGGAGTAATTTATTCTATGTGCTCTAAATGTGGAGAGATTATGATACCGCAAAATAATGATCAATTAAAATGTCCCAAATGTGGTAATGTAGAAAAAAGGAAAATATCTAATTTAGCA
- a CDS encoding METTL5 family protein translates to MNKNEKYINAKVFLEKTLPSITNPIRDLEQYNTPSEIILDMLNHAYISNIIQDSTVLDLGSGTCRIALASLIFGASKAIGLEIDDRFFKYCLYGEETFGLRGRLLLIKTFINENLGLIRKNHIDLIIMNPPFGVWNRNADKRFLEYAFSLNPKRIYSVLKSGNLNFHESLSNKWGYRLRLLNTREFPIPASMTYHKSRIRRVKVDVLLFEK, encoded by the coding sequence TTGAATAAAAATGAAAAATACATAAACGCAAAGGTTTTCTTAGAAAAAACATTACCATCAATAACTAATCCGATTCGTGATTTAGAGCAATACAATACTCCATCAGAAATAATTTTGGATATGCTAAATCATGCATATATTTCAAATATTATTCAAGACTCAACAGTGCTTGATTTAGGTTCTGGCACTTGTAGGATAGCATTAGCATCTCTTATTTTTGGTGCTAGTAAAGCTATAGGATTAGAAATTGATGATAGGTTCTTTAAATATTGTTTATATGGAGAAGAAACCTTTGGTTTAAGAGGAAGGCTTTTGTTAATAAAGACTTTTATAAATGAGAATTTGGGATTAATAAGAAAAAATCACATAGATTTAATTATTATGAATCCTCCTTTTGGGGTTTGGAATAGAAACGCTGATAAAAGATTTTTGGAATACGCATTTTCATTGAATCCTAAGAGGATTTACTCTGTATTGAAATCAGGAAATTTAAATTTTCACGAATCACTAAGTAACAAGTGGGGATATAGATTGAGATTGTTAAATACAAGGGAATTTCCAATACCCGCTTCAATGACATATCATAAAAGTAGGATAAGGAGGGTAAAGGTAGATGTATTACTCTTTGAAAAATAA
- the dph2 gene encoding diphthamide biosynthesis enzyme Dph2: MSKNFDCGIPYTLVFPDINIEGKRVLLQLPDGMKQFALAIANCIRENYKAEPIIHMESIYGACDLQYNQIFNIINPDLIIHIAHSEYPEYLASPLALPSNLRDRVVFVRALSKLDIDENMIEKSLSILDTYNVKNLSIALTAQHTHLYNKILNIIGNNSKYNIIKSNGLSPYYDPGQIIGCDFRTVINKNIDGYIFVGGGEFHPLGLYLSTLKPIAQIDLYSNTVRDFTQIGIKYYKKRLFVISKAMEARHWGVIIGLKTGQYRPSLLNMIIKMLNKKEYVLLTSENMSELNLLSIDNDWFDAFVITSCPRIPIDDLMDYKKPVLTPGEAYMALTGKIDKYIFPW, translated from the coding sequence ATGTCAAAGAATTTTGATTGTGGTATACCTTATACATTGGTTTTTCCTGATATTAATATTGAAGGTAAAAGGGTTTTATTGCAATTACCTGATGGTATGAAGCAATTTGCATTAGCGATAGCGAACTGTATAAGAGAAAATTATAAGGCTGAGCCAATAATTCATATGGAAAGCATATATGGTGCATGTGATTTACAATATAATCAGATTTTTAATATAATTAATCCTGATCTAATAATTCATATAGCCCATTCAGAATATCCAGAATATTTGGCATCACCGCTAGCATTACCTTCTAATTTAAGGGATAGAGTTGTTTTTGTTAGAGCGTTGAGCAAATTAGATATAGATGAAAATATGATAGAAAAATCCCTTAGCATACTTGATACCTATAATGTAAAAAACTTGTCAATAGCATTAACTGCACAGCATACACATTTATATAATAAAATTTTAAATATTATTGGAAACAACAGTAAATATAATATCATAAAATCTAATGGATTATCTCCATATTATGATCCAGGTCAAATAATTGGCTGTGATTTTAGAACTGTTATCAATAAAAATATTGATGGTTATATATTTGTAGGAGGAGGAGAATTTCATCCATTAGGTTTATATTTATCTACATTAAAGCCAATTGCTCAAATAGACCTTTACAGCAATACTGTAAGAGATTTTACACAAATTGGAATAAAATATTATAAGAAAAGATTGTTTGTTATATCAAAAGCCATGGAAGCAAGACATTGGGGAGTAATAATTGGTTTAAAAACGGGTCAATATAGACCATCTTTATTAAATATGATAATAAAGATGCTAAATAAAAAAGAATATGTATTATTAACATCAGAAAACATGAGCGAATTAAATTTATTATCAATTGATAACGATTGGTTTGATGCATTTGTAATAACAAGTTGCCCAAGGATTCCCATTGATGACTTAATGGATTATAAAAAGCCAGTTCTTACGCCTGGAGAAGCTTATATGGCTTTAACAGGCAAAATAGATAAGTATATTTTTCCATGGTAA
- a CDS encoding 50S ribosomal protein L16, with protein sequence MPMRPGRCYSHITSQPYTRKEYIHGAPPPKITKFEVGNKDMLKNYEIKVDLISLELGQIRSNALEAARVMTSKYLSTEVGDANYYMRIPKYPHQVIRENKMMAFAGADRLQDGMRLSFGTPIGVAAIVHAGDKLIEVWGRKADLEKIKEALRRGASKLPQKTRIVISEDRTEK encoded by the coding sequence ATGCCAATGAGACCCGGAAGATGTTATTCGCACATAACAAGCCAGCCATATACAAGGAAAGAGTATATACATGGAGCCCCTCCGCCAAAAATAACTAAATTTGAAGTTGGAAATAAGGACATGCTTAAAAACTATGAGATAAAGGTTGATTTGATATCGTTAGAATTAGGTCAAATAAGGTCAAATGCTTTAGAAGCAGCAAGAGTTATGACAAGCAAATATTTATCAACAGAAGTTGGTGATGCTAATTATTATATGAGAATACCCAAATATCCTCACCAAGTTATAAGAGAAAACAAAATGATGGCGTTTGCTGGAGCAGATAGATTGCAAGATGGCATGAGACTATCATTTGGAACACCAATAGGGGTTGCTGCTATAGTTCATGCTGGTGATAAATTAATAGAGGTATGGGGTAGGAAAGCAGATTTAGAAAAAATAAAAGAGGCCTTAAGAAGAGGTGCATCAAAGTTACCTCAGAAAACTAGAATAGTAATATCAGAGGATAGAACGGAGAAGTAA
- a CDS encoding acyl-CoA dehydrogenase family protein, producing the protein MSELPKDIENFLLNEVPKIAKQVDEKNEVPKEFLEKMKGVGLFNLRKNGLGGIYKAVRLASRSSPAIAHVIMISGSGSLKSGIDNSIFSVTITEPGGGTDIKGNLKTVAEEDSEGNAIINGEKVFGSNALYADYFIILAQGPQGPTLYLAERQDNIKIKPMDLISFRGAGISNVIYENTKAKRISQPGKGLREALELINYGRLGYGSIALGIAEGALEEAGKNALSKKIFNKELSEYQSIKWMYAEIEIKIKLLESLIDNAVKKYEKNNLLDPLDAAISKVSSGELAQRATWIGIQLLGGRGFTAGTLLERLNRDARVLDIGEGAREVLLDFIGDQAIKQYKQALI; encoded by the coding sequence ATGTCAGAATTACCCAAGGACATAGAAAACTTTCTTTTAAATGAAGTTCCAAAAATAGCAAAACAAGTTGATGAAAAAAATGAAGTTCCAAAAGAATTCTTAGAAAAAATGAAAGGTGTTGGACTTTTTAACTTAAGAAAAAATGGTTTAGGAGGTATTTACAAAGCTGTAAGACTTGCCTCTAGATCTAGCCCAGCAATTGCACATGTTATTATGATAAGTGGTTCTGGATCACTTAAATCAGGCATTGATAATTCAATATTTTCTGTTACTATAACAGAGCCTGGCGGAGGTACTGATATAAAGGGTAATCTAAAAACTGTTGCAGAAGAAGATTCAGAAGGAAATGCAATAATAAATGGAGAAAAAGTATTTGGAAGCAATGCTCTTTATGCAGATTATTTTATAATTTTGGCTCAAGGACCTCAAGGACCAACTCTTTATTTAGCAGAAAGACAAGATAACATAAAAATTAAACCCATGGATCTAATAAGCTTTAGAGGGGCTGGCATTTCTAATGTAATATATGAAAACACTAAGGCAAAAAGAATATCTCAACCTGGTAAAGGCCTTAGAGAGGCTTTAGAATTAATAAACTATGGCAGATTAGGTTATGGTTCGATAGCCTTAGGTATTGCGGAGGGGGCTTTAGAAGAAGCTGGTAAAAACGCTTTAAGTAAAAAAATATTCAACAAGGAATTGTCTGAATATCAATCAATAAAGTGGATGTATGCGGAAATAGAAATCAAAATAAAACTTCTGGAATCTCTAATTGATAATGCCGTTAAAAAGTATGAAAAAAACAATTTATTAGATCCTTTAGATGCTGCTATATCGAAAGTTTCTTCAGGAGAACTTGCTCAAAGAGCTACATGGATTGGAATACAATTGCTAGGAGGTAGAGGGTTTACTGCAGGAACATTATTAGAAAGGTTGAATAGGGATGCAAGAGTATTAGATATTGGAGAGGGTGCAAGGGAGGTTTTATTAGACTTTATTGGAGATCAAGCAATTAAACAATATAAACAAGCTTTAATTTAA
- a CDS encoding helix-turn-helix domain-containing protein encodes MENNEVKPIKALIQCVSVPDYDLAAQILDYLLDKKELSVRDLTKVLSVSYPLVLRVVNDLAGLGIVETSKLKVEGRGRPRKLVKINVAKLLEMLDGCRKNLDEAEKVLKQKPRI; translated from the coding sequence GTGGAAAATAATGAAGTTAAACCCATAAAAGCGTTAATACAATGCGTATCTGTACCAGATTATGACCTAGCAGCACAAATTTTAGATTATCTTCTTGATAAAAAAGAGCTAAGCGTTAGGGATTTAACTAAAGTATTAAGCGTTAGCTATCCATTAGTTTTAAGAGTAGTAAATGATTTAGCTGGTTTAGGTATTGTCGAGACAAGCAAATTAAAGGTAGAAGGAAGAGGGAGGCCAAGAAAGCTTGTTAAAATAAATGTTGCAAAATTACTTGAAATGCTTGACGGATGCAGGAAAAACCTAGATGAGGCTGAAAAGGTATTAAAGCAAAAGCCAAGAATCTAA
- the tpiA gene encoding triose-phosphate isomerase, with protein MKYVFAINFKSYETAYNNVALEIAKTANQLSSKYSNVRIILSVPSVMISKIINIYDDIYLQHIDPLDYGAYTGFLSVDSLKYLEVKGSLINHSEHKIIYRDIEKIVKKMKELNKESLVCADTPGEAAGIAYLNPSMIAVEPPELIGSGIPVSKAKPEVITESLKAVKSVSNIPVLAGAGITIPDDAIKAIELGSSGVLIASAVMKSKNPNKVIIDFVEKMNSV; from the coding sequence ATGAAATACGTATTTGCTATTAATTTTAAATCATATGAAACAGCTTATAACAATGTTGCATTAGAAATAGCGAAAACTGCAAACCAATTATCATCTAAATATAGCAATGTAAGAATAATATTATCAGTTCCATCAGTTATGATAAGTAAAATAATTAATATATATGACGATATATATCTTCAACATATAGATCCTCTCGATTATGGGGCATATACAGGCTTTTTATCTGTAGACTCTTTAAAATATTTGGAAGTTAAAGGATCTTTGATAAATCATAGTGAGCATAAAATTATTTATAGAGATATAGAAAAAATTGTTAAGAAAATGAAGGAATTGAATAAAGAATCATTAGTATGTGCAGATACACCAGGAGAGGCTGCTGGAATTGCTTATTTAAATCCATCAATGATAGCTGTTGAGCCGCCTGAATTAATAGGTTCTGGAATTCCTGTATCTAAGGCAAAGCCTGAAGTAATAACTGAATCTCTTAAAGCAGTAAAAAGCGTTTCTAATATACCAGTTCTAGCTGGAGCAGGTATAACAATACCAGATGATGCGATAAAAGCCATAGAATTAGGATCTTCTGGGGTTTTAATTGCAAGCGCAGTGATGAAGTCAAAGAATCCAAATAAAGTTATTATAGATTTCGTTGAAAAAATGAATAGTGTTTAG
- the fbp gene encoding fructose-1,6-bisphosphate aldolase/phosphatase produces the protein MSHERGEKITLSVIKADIGSLAGHHKVHPDTMLASTRVLAEAKKNGLLIDYYVTAVGDDLQLIMTHKKGVNNKEVHETAWNAFEEAAKVAKELGLYAAGQDLLSNSFSGNIRGMGPGVAEMEFNERPAEPVVVFMADKTEPGAFNLPLYKIFADPFNTAGLVIDPRMHNGFIFTVLDVYEGKALDLSTPNDLYDLLALIGTPSRYVIKYVHRKDGEIASTISSERLSLIAGKYIGKDDPVMIVRAQSGFPALGEILEPFSFPHLVEGWMRGSHAGPLMPVGIKDAKMTRFDGPPRVAALGFNIKNGNLVGPSDLFDDVAFDETRRQAQIIAEYMRRHGPFMPHRLGPEDMEYTTLPDVLKKLENKFRPFELGYKPIIKHELEEIK, from the coding sequence GTGTCTCATGAAAGGGGAGAAAAAATAACATTAAGTGTTATAAAGGCTGATATAGGAAGTTTAGCAGGTCACCATAAAGTTCACCCAGATACAATGCTAGCATCAACAAGGGTTCTCGCCGAAGCTAAGAAGAATGGCTTATTAATAGATTATTATGTAACTGCTGTTGGAGATGATCTTCAATTAATAATGACGCATAAAAAAGGTGTAAACAATAAAGAAGTTCATGAAACAGCATGGAATGCATTTGAAGAGGCTGCAAAGGTTGCCAAAGAATTAGGTCTTTATGCAGCTGGTCAGGATTTACTGAGCAACTCATTTAGCGGTAATATAAGAGGCATGGGTCCAGGAGTTGCAGAAATGGAATTTAATGAAAGGCCTGCAGAGCCTGTTGTTGTGTTTATGGCTGATAAAACTGAACCGGGAGCATTTAATTTACCCTTATATAAAATATTTGCAGACCCATTTAATACTGCGGGATTAGTTATTGATCCAAGGATGCATAATGGTTTCATATTTACTGTTTTAGATGTATATGAAGGTAAGGCATTAGATTTGAGCACACCAAATGATCTATATGATTTACTTGCATTAATAGGAACACCATCTAGATATGTTATTAAATATGTTCATAGAAAGGATGGAGAAATAGCATCGACAATAAGTTCTGAAAGGCTTAGTTTAATAGCGGGAAAATACATTGGAAAAGATGATCCAGTTATGATAGTTAGGGCTCAAAGTGGTTTTCCAGCATTAGGAGAAATACTTGAACCATTTTCTTTCCCTCATTTAGTAGAAGGATGGATGAGAGGTAGTCATGCAGGTCCATTAATGCCTGTTGGAATAAAAGATGCCAAAATGACAAGATTTGACGGTCCTCCTAGAGTAGCAGCTTTAGGCTTTAATATAAAGAATGGAAATCTTGTTGGGCCTAGTGATTTGTTTGATGATGTTGCATTCGATGAAACTAGAAGACAAGCTCAAATAATTGCAGAATACATGAGAAGACATGGTCCATTTATGCCTCATAGACTTGGACCAGAAGATATGGAATATACGACTTTACCAGATGTGCTCAAGAAATTAGAAAACAAATTTAGACCCTTCGAATTAGGGTATAAACCAATAATAAAACATGAATTGGAAGAGATTAAATAA
- a CDS encoding CDP-2,3-bis-(O-geranylgeranyl)-sn-glycerol synthase: protein MDLIHFGYDLLKLFIFILPAMVANGTPVIVHGLPPIDMGKKWRDGRRIFGDGKTWGGILSGIIAGLIIGSIESVIIWHNMLYDAFIASFGALIGDLIASFIKRRIGLERGAPAPLLDQLDFYVGALVFLYLFDGKIFNIYAELLFAVLIYALHRTTNYMAYKLKLKNVPW, encoded by the coding sequence ATGGATCTAATACATTTTGGTTACGACTTGCTTAAGTTATTCATATTTATATTGCCTGCTATGGTAGCTAATGGAACCCCTGTTATTGTTCATGGATTACCTCCAATAGATATGGGTAAGAAATGGAGAGATGGAAGAAGAATTTTTGGCGATGGAAAGACATGGGGAGGTATTTTATCTGGGATAATTGCTGGGCTTATAATAGGTTCAATAGAAAGTGTAATAATTTGGCATAATATGCTATACGATGCCTTTATTGCTTCTTTTGGAGCGTTAATTGGGGATTTAATTGCATCGTTTATAAAAAGAAGGATTGGACTAGAAAGAGGAGCGCCTGCTCCATTATTGGATCAGCTTGATTTTTATGTAGGGGCTCTTGTATTTCTTTATTTATTTGATGGCAAGATATTTAATATATATGCTGAATTACTTTTTGCAGTTTTAATATATGCTTTGCATAGAACAACCAATTATATGGCTTATAAATTAAAATTGAAAAATGTACCTTGGTAA
- a CDS encoding AAA family ATPase: MIFRKGGLHPFISNFIDNNLFLLVYGPSATGKTHLAFEIAKYLIDKKRDFSFIATEAQTFTYSKYFKYEIPIKLVITREQLIKEVIDDIKQNKFIIIDSINNLFRPFNDDVSQKELSLISSMMSLYGGFSTGQISQEDFETNKMSMDLWVIPWAKGIGITRKLKENTIELKLVRPKEIILGFKIIRDGIEWI, translated from the coding sequence TTGATTTTTAGAAAAGGAGGATTACACCCCTTTATCTCTAATTTTATTGATAACAACTTGTTTTTGCTTGTTTATGGCCCTTCAGCAACTGGTAAAACTCACCTTGCATTTGAAATTGCCAAATATTTAATAGATAAGAAAAGAGATTTTTCATTTATTGCAACGGAAGCCCAAACATTTACTTATTCTAAATACTTTAAATACGAAATTCCTATAAAATTAGTAATTACAAGAGAACAGTTGATAAAAGAGGTTATTGATGATATTAAACAAAATAAATTTATTATAATTGATTCTATAAATAATTTATTTAGACCTTTTAATGATGATGTTTCACAAAAAGAATTATCATTAATATCTTCAATGATGAGCTTATATGGAGGTTTTTCAACTGGTCAAATAAGTCAAGAAGATTTCGAAACGAATAAAATGTCAATGGATTTATGGGTAATACCTTGGGCAAAAGGAATAGGTATAACAAGAAAATTAAAGGAGAACACAATTGAATTAAAATTGGTGAGGCCTAAAGAAATTATATTGGGGTTTAAAATAATAAGGGATGGTATAGAATGGATCTAA
- a CDS encoding uL15 family ribosomal protein: MALTSRSRKKSRKLRGRTRSMGWGRVGQHRKSGSKGGTGGSGMNKHRKTWMLKYYPNWFGAKGFVPIRNRLLHKKNTITLRELDQIAFKLRNTNVEGDKVVLNLNEMGYDKLVANGKIYEKVKVIVKEATKKAIERVKEAGGEVIVEKIEEEEQS; the protein is encoded by the coding sequence ATGGCTTTGACATCAAGAAGCAGGAAAAAATCAAGGAAGCTAAGAGGAAGAACAAGATCTATGGGATGGGGAAGAGTTGGACAGCATAGAAAATCAGGAAGCAAGGGAGGAACTGGAGGCTCTGGAATGAATAAACATAGGAAGACATGGATGCTAAAATATTACCCCAATTGGTTTGGAGCAAAGGGATTTGTTCCAATAAGAAATAGATTATTGCATAAGAAAAATACAATAACATTAAGAGAACTAGATCAAATAGCTTTCAAGTTAAGAAATACAAATGTTGAAGGAGATAAAGTTGTTCTAAATCTAAATGAAATGGGTTATGATAAATTGGTAGCAAATGGAAAAATATATGAAAAAGTCAAAGTTATTGTTAAAGAGGCAACAAAGAAAGCAATAGAGAGAGTAAAAGAAGCAGGTGGAGAAGTTATAGTTGAAAAAATTGAAGAAGAGGAACAATCTTGA
- a CDS encoding 50S ribosomal protein L30 → MIILVYAIIRIRGSSGLDPKVEKVLDLLRLRRNFVAVLYAENLNGLKNMLIEGQSAITWGEVNKETLAELIKRRGRIVGDKPITDQVVKEKLGLNGIEELADKIIKEEIHYNKLEEKGIKPFFRLHPPSGGFDLSIKRLYPKGELGYRGKAINDLILKMA, encoded by the coding sequence GTGATAATTTTGGTATATGCTATTATAAGGATCAGGGGTTCTAGTGGATTAGATCCTAAAGTAGAGAAGGTTCTAGATTTATTAAGGTTAAGAAGGAATTTTGTAGCAGTTTTATATGCAGAGAATCTTAATGGATTAAAGAATATGTTAATTGAAGGACAATCAGCAATAACATGGGGAGAAGTAAATAAGGAAACATTAGCAGAATTAATAAAGCGTAGAGGAAGAATTGTTGGGGATAAACCAATTACAGATCAAGTAGTAAAAGAAAAGCTAGGGCTTAACGGAATAGAGGAGTTAGCTGATAAAATAATAAAAGAAGAAATACATTATAACAAACTAGAAGAAAAGGGAATAAAGCCTTTCTTTAGATTACATCCTCCAAGTGGGGGATTTGACTTATCAATTAAAAGATTATATCCAAAAGGAGAATTAGGATATAGAGGAAAAGCAATTAACGATCTTATATTAAAAATGGCCTAA
- a CDS encoding 30S ribosomal protein S5 gives MSSTQVLESWEPKTQVGKLVKEGKITSIDEIFKRNMPILEPEIIDALLPDLQVEIIDVTLVQKMTDAGRVSRYRATVAVGNKNGYVGVGKSKAKQFRDSIDKAIRNAKLNITPIRRGCGSWECTCGEPHSVPYSVVGKSGSVVILLKPAPKGTGLVAGDVAKKVLTLAGIRDVWTKTFGETRTSYNFARATYMALRNTFKAVTPMDWIR, from the coding sequence ATGAGCAGCACTCAAGTATTAGAATCATGGGAACCTAAAACACAAGTAGGTAAGTTAGTAAAAGAAGGGAAAATAACTAGCATAGATGAGATATTTAAAAGGAATATGCCAATATTAGAGCCAGAAATAATAGATGCACTTTTGCCTGATTTACAAGTAGAAATAATAGATGTAACATTAGTGCAAAAAATGACAGACGCTGGAAGGGTTTCAAGATATAGAGCAACAGTTGCGGTAGGTAATAAAAATGGTTACGTTGGTGTAGGAAAAAGTAAAGCAAAACAATTCAGGGATTCTATAGATAAAGCAATTAGAAATGCCAAATTAAATATAACCCCTATAAGAAGAGGATGTGGTAGCTGGGAATGTACTTGCGGAGAACCTCATAGTGTGCCATATTCAGTGGTGGGCAAAAGTGGCAGTGTTGTTATATTATTAAAGCCTGCACCAAAAGGTACAGGACTTGTTGCAGGAGATGTTGCAAAGAAAGTTTTAACATTAGCTGGTATAAGAGATGTATGGACAAAAACTTTTGGTGAAACAAGAACTTCGTATAACTTTGCTAGGGCAACATATATGGCTTTAAGAAATACATTCAAAGCTGTTACTCCAATGGACTGGATAAGGTGA
- a CDS encoding 50S ribosomal protein L18, whose protein sequence is MKGGPRYKLALKRRRQGKTDYRLRYRLVISQKPRAVVRKTNKYILVQIVEFDAKGDKTIVAAHSKELSKLYNWKGYGKNTCAAYLTGYLAGLRAKQKGINEAILDIGLQTPSKGNRIFAALKGLVDAGIQIPHSEEILPDEERVKCEHISKWAEDLKKNNEDAYKRQFSKQLGRLPPEELSRHFEEVLNAIKSKEGGSK, encoded by the coding sequence ATGAAAGGTGGACCTAGATATAAATTAGCATTAAAGAGGAGAAGACAGGGTAAAACTGACTATCGTCTTAGATATAGATTAGTTATATCTCAAAAACCAAGAGCAGTTGTTAGAAAAACCAATAAATACATATTGGTTCAAATTGTAGAATTTGATGCAAAAGGAGATAAAACAATAGTAGCAGCTCATAGTAAAGAGCTTTCAAAATTATATAATTGGAAAGGTTATGGTAAAAATACATGTGCTGCATATTTAACAGGTTACTTAGCTGGTTTAAGAGCTAAACAAAAGGGAATTAATGAAGCAATATTAGATATAGGGTTACAAACGCCTTCTAAAGGAAACAGAATTTTTGCTGCCCTTAAGGGTTTAGTTGATGCAGGAATTCAGATACCTCATTCAGAAGAAATCTTGCCAGATGAAGAGAGAGTTAAATGTGAGCATATATCAAAGTGGGCTGAAGATTTGAAGAAAAATAACGAAGATGCTTATAAAAGGCAGTTCTCTAAACAATTAGGGAGGCTACCTCCAGAAGAGCTTTCAAGACATTTCGAGGAGGTATTAAATGCAATTAAAAGCAAAGAGGGTGGAAGTAAATGA
- a CDS encoding 50S ribosomal protein L19e, producing the protein MDYRLQKRLAAEILGVGESRIWISPDPDNEEEISQAITKDDIRGLIERGLIKKIPKKGNSHRWLIRHIKRVKGHRRGYGKREGTKKTRVDEEEVWVNKIRKMRTYLKYLRDKDMIDSQTYRRLYRLSKGNAFKSLSDLKRYIDENKLMKGVKS; encoded by the coding sequence ATGGATTATAGACTCCAAAAAAGGCTTGCAGCAGAAATACTTGGTGTTGGAGAGAGCAGGATTTGGATAAGTCCTGATCCAGATAATGAGGAAGAAATAAGTCAAGCAATAACAAAAGATGACATAAGAGGTTTAATAGAAAGAGGTTTAATAAAGAAAATACCAAAGAAGGGTAATTCGCATAGATGGTTAATAAGGCATATAAAAAGAGTTAAAGGTCATCGTAGAGGATATGGAAAAAGAGAAGGCACAAAGAAGACTAGGGTTGATGAAGAAGAAGTATGGGTTAATAAAATAAGAAAAATGAGAACCTATCTCAAATATTTAAGAGATAAAGATATGATTGATTCCCAAACTTATAGGAGACTTTATAGATTATCTAAGGGTAATGCTTTCAAAAGCTTATCTGATTTGAAAAGGTATATTGATGAAAATAAGCTAATGAAAGGTGTTAAATCATGA
- a CDS encoding 50S ribosomal protein L32e: MSSEQIVKDILKQKRKIRESVSEKRRVHFMRYLSWRFKRLGDSWRKPKGIDAKMRLQRKGYPPIVKVGYKNKNSIRGLHPSGLIPVVISNKKELELLSPRAHIIYIDSSVGLKKRVELLKVAKEKGFKVANGGIYGL; this comes from the coding sequence ATGAGCTCAGAACAAATAGTAAAGGATATATTAAAGCAAAAGAGGAAAATAAGGGAATCTGTATCAGAAAAGAGAAGAGTTCATTTTATGAGATATTTGTCATGGAGGTTCAAAAGACTAGGAGATAGCTGGAGAAAGCCCAAAGGAATAGACGCAAAAATGAGGTTGCAAAGAAAAGGATATCCTCCAATTGTTAAAGTTGGTTATAAGAATAAGAATTCAATTAGAGGATTGCATCCCTCCGGATTGATACCAGTAGTTATATCTAATAAAAAAGAACTTGAATTGTTAAGTCCAAGGGCTCATATAATTTATATAGACTCATCTGTAGGTCTTAAGAAGAGGGTAGAGCTACTTAAGGTAGCTAAGGAGAAAGGATTTAAGGTAGCTAATGGTGGTATATATGGATTATAG